TCGAGCCGGACGCCGTGCACCAGCTGGTGCAGCCCTTCGCCGACCCGGACGTCGGCGCGGTCGCCGGCAACGCCAAGGTCGGCAACCGGGACACGATCATCGGCGCCTGGCAGCACATCGAGTACGTGATGGGCTTCAACCTCGACCGCCGTATGTACGACCTGCTGCGCTGCATGCCGACGATCCCCGGCGCGATCGGTGCCTTCCGCCGTGAGGCGGTCCTCCAGGTCGGCGGCATGAGCGAGGACACGCTCGCCGAGGACACCGACATCACCATCGCCATGCACCGCGCGGGCTGGCGGGTCGTCTACCAGGAGCACGCCAAGGCCTGGACGGAGGCGCCGGGTTCGCTCAAGCAGCTGTGGTCGCAGCGCTACCGCTGGTCGTACGGCACCATGCAGGCGCTGTGGAAGCACCGCAAGTCCCTGACCGACAAGGGGCCTTCGGGCCGCTTCGGCCGGGTCGGGATGCCGCTGGTGGTGATCTTCCAGATCGTCACGCCGGTCTTCGCGCCGCTGATCGACGTCTTCACCGCGTACTCGATGATCTTCATCGACTTCCGGGCGGCGCTGCTGGCCTGGCTCGCGGTGCTGGCGGTGCAGCTGGTCTGTGCCGCGTACGCCTTCCGGCTGGACAGGGAGAAGTACCGCTATCTGCTGATGATGCCGCTCCAGCAGCTGGCCTACCGGCAGATGATGTACCTCGTCCTCATCCACTCCTGCATCACGGCCCTCACGGGCGGCCGGCTGCGCTGGCAGAAGCTGAAGCGGACCGGCGAGGTCGGGACGCCGGCGGGGGCGAGCTGATGAGCTGGGAGCAGCAGGGGTACCGGCAGCAGGGGTACGGATACGGGTACGGGGACGGGCAGGGGTACGGCGGCTCTCAGCAGCCGCAGTACGCACAGCCACAGTACGTCCAGCCGGCGTATCCGCAACCGACCTATCCGCAGCAGCCGTACGTGGACTACGGGCAGCCCGTGGCGGTGGAGGAGACGGCTCCGCTGCCGGCGGTCGAGCCGGAACCAGAGCCCGAAGTAGCGGTCGTAGGGGAAAGGCCCGCGGGGGAGGCGGCGGAGGAGAAGCCGCCGCCGAAGCCCGCTGGCCGCGACCGCTACTTCGACACCCTCCGGGCCGTCGCGCTCATCCGGGTCGTCACCTATCACACCTTCGGGTGGGCCTGGTGCGGGATGGTCTTCCCCTCCATGGGGATCATGTTCGGCCTGGCCGGGACCCTGATGGCGAAGTCGCTGGAGCGGCCCGCGCCGAAGGTCGTGCGGAGCAGGCTCCGCCGGCTGCTGCCCCCGTTCTGGTTCTGGGGCTTCTTCGTGGTCCTCGCGATGCTGGTCCACGGCTGGATGCCGCACTGGGAGATCGTCTACTGGATCGTGCCGTTCGGTGATCCGCCGGGGAGCCGGTGGGGCGTACAGGCCTGGGAGATCCTCTGGTACCTGCGGACGTATCTGTGGTTCGTGCTGCTGTCCCCGCTTCTGCTGAAGGTGTTCCGGGCGGCGCCGGTCCCGGTGCTCTTCCTGTCCCTGGCGCCGATCCTGGTCCTCACCTTCGTGTGGTCCGGGCCGCAGGGGCGGCTCGGCAACGAGATGTGGGACTTCTCGACGTACCTCTTCTGCTGGATCCTCGGCTTCGCGCACCGCGACGGTGTGCTGCGGAGGATGAAACCGGCGCTCGTGGTCGTCCTGGCGCTCGCCGCGATCGGCTACGGCGGCTGGTACGCCTTCTCCCACCAGGGCGAGGTCGGCACCTACGACCTCGACGAGATCCCGCTCGCGCAGGCCTTCTGGTCGGCCGGGTTCGTGATGCTGCTGATGTGGGCCAAGGCGTACTTCGCGATCGACTTCGCGTGGCTCACCCGCTTCCGGCGGCTCGACCGGGTCGTGACGGTCTTCAACGCGCGCGCGGTGACGATCTACCTCTGGCACGAGATCGCCTTGATACTCGCCGTGCCGCTGATCGACCAGTTCTGGAACGTGCCGGCCTTCGAGAGGTATCTGCCGCTGGAGAGCCAGTGGTTCATGTTCGGGGTCGGGTGGGTGCTGATCGCGGTGTCCGTCCTGGCCTGCGGCTGGGTGGAGGACGTGGCGGCGCGGAAGAAGCCGAAGCTGCTGCCGTGAGCGGGGCCTCGGCCGTTTCCCCGGGGGCGGCTGCAAGAATGGGCCCGTGACCCGCGCTTCCCTGAACAAGCAGCCGCACGAAGTCGCCTCGATGTTCGACGACGTGGCGGAACGGTACGACCTGACGAACGACGTGCTGTCGCTCGGCCAGGACCGGGCGTGGCGCAAGGAGGTCGCCAAAGCGGTCGACGCCCGGCCCGCGCAGAAGATCCTGGACCTGGCGGCAGGGACGGCCACCTCGTCCCTGCCCTTCGCGCGGACCGGCGCCTACGTCGTCCCCTGCGACTTCTCGCTGGGCATGCTCAAGGTCGGCAAGAAGAACCATCCGTGGCTGCCGCTGACGGCGGGCGACGCGACGAAGCTGCCCTTCAGGGACGACACCTTCGACGCGGTCACGATCTCCTTCGGGCTGCGCAATGTGCAGGACTTCGACGCCGGGCTGCGGGAGATGTACCGGGTGACCAAGCCCGGCGGCCGGGTCGTGATCTGCGAGTTCTCGCACCCGACCTGGGCGCCCTTCCGCACGGTCTACACCGAGTACCTGATGCGCGCCCTGCCGCCGGTGGCCCGCGCGGTGTCCTCCAACCCCGACGCGTACGTCTACCTCGCCGAGTCCATCCGCGCCTGGCCGGACCAGTCCGCGCTGGCCGAGCGTCTGCAGAAGGCCGGCTGGTCGAAGGTGGCGTGGCGGAACCTGACCGGCGGGATCGTGGCCCTGCACCGCGGGTTCAAGGCGGGCTGAGGGTTCAGGGCGGGCCGATCCCGACCGTGCAGGGGTCGCCGGGTTCGTCCAGCTCGCGCTGGAGCCCGCCGCCCGACGGGTTCGGCACGCGCGGCTCGCGCATGCCTCCGCCGCCGTCACCCGGACCGAAGTCGAACCACACGTAGACCATCGACTCCCGCGGCACCTCGGCGCCGGGCTGCGGGTACTGGCGTACGACGTAGTCGACGACGGCGAGGTGGAAGTCCTGGCGGTCCGGCGCATTGATGAACAGGCCCTGTGCCCTGGCCGTCTCGCGCGCGTCGACGGCCATCAGACCGACCAGACGAGGGACGCGCACTTCGGGCGTTTTGGGTGTTATTCGCACAGATGTCACCCCCAGCGGTATGGGCAGGGTAACCGCACTGGGGCGCTACCTGGAAGCGCTGAGTGTTTTTCTGTAGCCGATTATCACTCTGCGTCACAGATCAAGGCGGAAGCACAGCGCGTCCTCCGGCAGCCGCGGATGCGGGAACCTCTCCGCGAGCTTCATGCCGAGCCGCCGGGTGACCGCGACGGACCGTTCGTTGCCGGGTCTGACCAGCGCCACGACATGGGAGACGCCCGCCGCCCGCAGCCGTTCCAGCGTCATCTGCGCGGCGGCGGTGGCGTACCCCTTGCCCCAGTGCGCCCGCCCGAGCCGCCAGCCGATCTCGATCTCCCCCTTGGGCCCCAGTCCTGCGGCCACGGCTGGGCGCCGGTGCTGTGCCTTCTGGGGGGATACCCCCCAGACCCCCCGCGATGACCTGCCCGTTCTCATCGACCATGGTCCACAGACAGAACCCCCGCTCGGCGTCGTGCCGACGCTGGCGGGCGGTGAGTTCCTCGTAGACGGACAGCTCCGCCGACCTGCCTCCGTGGAACTCCATGACGTCCCGGTCGTCGAAGATCCGGTGCCAGGCGACGGCGTCCTCGTCGGTGGGGACGCGCAGCCTTACTACGGGGAGAGCTCGGTTCACGGGGCAGCCCTTCAGCCGGGTGATCAATCGTGCTGAATAGACTGCCCATGTCCAGTGCCGGTCGGCACGCAGATTGCGAACCAGGGGAGATCCCGCCGTGACAGCCGTGACTGAGCCCCTCTCCGAAAACACCGCCGATGTCATCGTCGTCGGCGCGGGGCCGGCCGGCTCCACGACCGCGTACTACCTCGCCAAGGCCGGACTCGACGTGCTTCTCCTGGAGAAGACGGCGTTCCCGCGCGAGAAGGTCTGCGGCGACGGCCTCACCCCGCGAGCCACCAAACAGCTGGTGGCCATGGGCATCGACATCTCCGAGGAAGCGGGCTGGCTGCGCAACAAGGGCCTGCGCATCATCGGCGGCGGCGTCCGCCTCCAGCTGGACTGGCCGGAACTCGCGTCCTTCCCGGACTACGGCCTCGTCCGCAAACGCGACGACTTCGACGAGCAACTCGCCCGCCAGGCGCAGAAGGCGGGCGCCCGGCTCTACGAGCGCTGCAACGTCGGCGCCCCGATCATCGACGACCGCACCGGCCGCATCACCGGCGTGCACGCCAAGCTCGGCGACACCGGCGAGAAGCGGGAAGTCACCTTCCACGCGCCGCTCGTGGTCGCGGCCGACGGCAACTCCACCCGGCTGTCCCTGGCGATGGGCCTGCACCGCCGCGAGGACCGTCCGATGGGCGTCGCCGTCCGCACGTACTTCGAGTCGCCGCGCCACGAGGACGACTACCTGGAGTCCTGGCTGGAGCTGTGGGACCGCCGTGGTCCCGAGCCCCGGCTGCTGCCGGGCTACGGCTGGATCTTCGGCATGGGTGACGGCACCTCCAACGTCGGCCTCGGCGTGCTCAACACCTCCGACTCCTTCAAGGAGCTCGACTGGCGCGAGGTGCTGAAGGCCTGGTGCGCGTCGATGCCGGAGGAGTGGGGCTACACGCCGGAGAACATGACGGGCCCGATCCGCGGCGCCGCCCTGCCGATGGCCTTCAACCGCCAGCCGCACTACACCAAGGGCCTGCTTCTGGTCGGCGACGCCGGCGGCATGGTGAACCCCTTCAACGGCGAGGGCATCGCCTACGCCATGGAGTCCGGCAACATCGCCGCCGACGTCATCGTCCAGGCCCACGCCCGGGCGACGCCGGCCCAGCGGGAGATCGCGCTCCAGCGCTACCCGCAGGTCCTCAAGGACACCTACGGCGGCTACTACACGCTGGGCCGTGCCTTCGTGAAGCTCATCGGCAACCCGAAGGTCATGAAGATCGCGGCCCAGCGCGGCCTGACCCACCCCCTGTTGATGAAGTTCACCCTGAAGATGCTGGCCAACCTCACCGACCCCTCGGGCGGCGACGCGATGGACCGCATCATCAACGGGCTGAGCAAGGTGGCCCCCAAGGCGTGAACCAGGCGGTGCGCCTCGACGGTGGCGGCCCGGCGTGCGGAGTCCTCCTCGCGCTGGGCCGCCACCTGTCGTAGGGCGCGGATGACCGCGACTCGGCCCGGCCGGGCGGCTCGGCCGGTCCTCGGACCCGGCTGTGACGGGTCTGGGCGGCCCTGAGCCGGGGGACCGCGGGCAACTCCTCATCCACCCCGCGGGCGCGCTCCGCAGCCGCCCCACGGCCCGCACAAAGGCGTCGGCGAGTCAGCGCGGCGGCCGGCCGGCCGTCAACGCGCTGCCCAATGTGGACAATCCGGGGGAAAAGGCGGAAGGGCCGCTGCCCCCGAGCGGCTGCGGCCCTTCCGACGTTCGTGACGCGTGTGCGTGCTCGTCAGAGTACGCGCACCGCGCCCGACGCCGGATATCCGGACAGGTCCTGAATGACGACACCCTTGGAGGGGTTGGCCGCGTCCAGGTACTGGCCGTTACCGATGTAGACGCCCACGTGGTAGGCGGAACCCTTGCCGCCCCAGTAGAGGATGTCGCCGACCTGGATCTGCGACAGCGGGATGTCGGTGCCCTGCATCGACTGGTCCTGCGAGACCCGCGGCAGCTCGACGCCGACCTGGTTGAACGCGGCCTGGACCAGGCTGGAGCAGTCCCACGCGTTGGGCCCGGTGGCGCCCATGACGTAGGCGTCGCCCACCTGTGCCTTGAGGAAGGCGATGACGGTCGCGACGCTGCCGCTGGCGGGCGCCGAGGCGGTCGTGGTGGTGGAGAGGGTGGTCCGCTCCGAGGAACGCGAGACGGCGGCCTCCGCGGCGGCCTTGCGGGCCTCCTCCGCCTTCTTCTTGGCCTCGGCCTTCTTCTTCGCCTCGGCGAGATCCTTCTTGGCCTCCTTGGCGGCAGCGGCGGCGGCCGCGTCGCGCTCGGCCTGGAGCTCGTAGTTCGCGGCCGCCTGCTGCGTGGCGTCCGCGGACTCGGCGACCTGGACGGCCAGGTCGGCCGTGAGGGTGGGCAGTTCGAGGGTCTGCGTCACCGGCTCGGCGGCGCTCGCCGAAGCCGACGCGCCCGCCGCTGCCATGCTGAGGACGCCACCGGCGACGCCGGCGCGCATCGCCATGGATGTCGTCGCGCTGCGGCGCGGCTTCCGGTGGCTACGTATGTGAGCGGTGTGGGACATGAGACCAAGCGGTATCAGGGGCTCCTCCATACCTTCAAGAAACGTGTGCTGCGCCACAGTTGTTCAATGGGTGCCCAGAATTCCCGGTGCACCGCCCTTTATTGACGCCGTAACGGACATTGCGGACGCGACCCAACACGGCCTTGATCACGTACTTTCATGTTTACGTCCGAATTGCCCCGCGCCTACCACCGGTTGGGACAAGTGGCCAAGCCCGGTTCTCGGAGGCCTCTCGCCGATGTGGCGGAGGTCACGCAACGGTTACAGCGGCGGCTGCGTCTCGCGCACACATCACGCCCTCATCCGCTCGTGAATGTGTGCACGCGTCCACACGGCGCCTCGCGACTCCTCCTGATGTGTGAACGCGGCTCACTATCAAGCGGTCGAGTCCAGCGCCAATTTGCATGCAAGAGAACTCTCTTGATATGGAGACGCCTACTCTCAGCTGCGCCGACGAGCCAGAATGTCACCTCTGGTGATCACTCGGACGCTTCGCGTACGAAGATCACCGCTCATCCGACTTCATGATCCTTCGTCAGGTGGTGGAGATCACAAAGCTTGTGCAATACCCCGTGTCGCAGATCACAGACCGGCGGGCATAAGATGCGGGTCAGTTGGGCTTGTGACCTGCTTCACATGTTCGCGATCTTCGCCGGGACGGGCGGGACTTGCGGGACGGGTGGGGCGGCAGCGAACTCAACGCCATCGCCAGCAGTCAGTGCCGACTGAGAGGAGCGAGGAGCGGTGAACGCGTATGCGCCCATCCTCGTACTGGGAGCCCTCGGGGCAGGCTTTGCGATCTTCTCCGTGGTCATGGCCACGCTGATCGGTCCGAAGCGGTACAACCGGGCCAGGCTCGACGCCTACGAATGCGGGGTCGAGCCGACCCCCACGCCGGCCGGCGGCGGGCGCTTCCCCATCAAGTACTACCTGACGGCGATGCTCTTCATCGTCTTCGACATCGAGATCGTCTTCCTCTACCCCTGGGCCGTCACCTTCGACGCCCTGGGTGTTTTCGGGCTCGTGGAGATGCTGCTCTTCGTGCTCACCGTCTTCGTTGCGTACGCGTACGTGTGGCGGCGCGGCGGCCTGGAATGGGACTGAGAGGCCTCTAACTCATGGGACTCGAAGAAAAGCTGCCGAGCGGCTTCCTGCTGACCACCGTCGAGCAGGCCGCGGGCTGGGTGCGCAAGGCGTCCGTCTTCCCCGCCACCTTCGGCCTCGCCTGCTGTGCCATCGAGATGATGACCACCGGCGCCGGACGCTACGACCTGGCCCGCTTCGGTATGGAGGTCTTCCGCGGCTCACCCCGCCAGGCCGACCTCATGATCGTCGCCGGCCGGGTCAGCCAGAAGATGGCCCCGGTCGTCCGGCAGGTCTACGACCAGATGGCGAACCCGAAGTGGGTCATCTCCATGGGGGTCTGCGCGTCCTCGGGCGGCATGTTCAACAACTACGCGGTCGTCCAGGGCGTCGACCACATCCTCCCCGTCGACATCTACCTCCCGGGCTGCCCGCCACGGCCCGAGATGCTGCTGGACGCCATCCTCAAGCTCCACGAGAAGATCCAGGGCTCCAAGCTCGGCGTGAACGCCGAGGAGGCGGCCCGCGAGGCGGAGGAAGCGGCGCTCAAGGCCCTGCCCACCATCGAGATGAAGGGGCTGCTGCGGTGAGCGACGCGAACGGCGCTGGCGACGGCGCGAACCCCGAGAAGGACCTCAGCGGCCAGAACCTCCCCGGCCAGCGCGGCCAGGGCGGCGAGGAGATCCGCGTCCAGCGCGGCATGTTCGGCGCCGACAGCGGCGGCGACACCTCCGGCTACGGCGGCCTGGTGCGCTCGGTCCGGCTGCCGGGCCCCGCGGCCCGCCCCTACGGCGGCTGGTTCGACGAGGTCGCCGACGAACTCGAGGGAGCACTGGAGGAGCAGGGACTCCTGCCCGACAACGCCATCGAGAAGACGGTCGTCGACCGCGACGAGCTCACCTTCCACATCGAGCGCGAGCACCTGCTGCGCGTCGCCCGCACCCTGCGCGACGACCCGGCCCTGCGCTTCGAGCTCTGTACCGGCGTCAGCGGGGTGCACTACCCGCACGACAAGGGCCGCGAGCTGCACGCGGTGTACCACCTGCGCTCGCTCACCCACAACCGGCTGATCCGCCTCGAGGTCAGCGCCCCGGACGCCGATCCGAAGATCCCGTCCCTGGTCTCCGTCTATCCGACCAACGACTGGCACGAGCGTGAGACCTACGACTTCTTCGGGATCGTCTTCGACGGTCACCCGGCCCTGACGCGGATCATGATGCCGGACGACTGGCAGGGCCACCCGCAGCGCAAGGACTACCCCCTCGGCGGCATCCCCGTCGAGTACAAGGGCGCCCAGATCCCGGCTCCGGACCAGCGGAGGTCGTACTCGTGAGCACGCAGTCAGCATCAGCCCGGGAGACCACCGAGGGCACCGTCTACACGGTCACCGGTGGCGACTGGGACGAGGTCGTCCAGTCCGCGGCCCGCGCCGACGACGAGCGCATCGTCGTCAACATGGGCCCCCAGCACCCGTCCACGCACGGAGTGCTCCGCCTGATCCTGGAGATCGACGGCGAGACGGTCACCGAGGCCCGCTGCGGCATCGGCTACCTCCACACCGGCATCGAGAAGAACCTCGAGTACCGCACGTGGACGCAGGGCACCACGTTCGTGACGCGCATGGACTACCTGACGTCCTTCTTCAACGAGGCCGCCTACTGTCTCGCCGTCGAGAAACTCCTCGGCATCGAGGACCAGATCACCGAGCGGGCCAAGATCATCCGGGTGCTCCTGATGGAGCTGAACCGGCTCTCCTCGCACCTGGTGTGCATCGCCACCGGCGGCATGGAACTCGGCGCCACCACGATCATGATCTACGGATTCCGTGATCGTGAAATGATTCTCGACATCTACGAGCTCATCACGGGCCTGCGGATGAACCACGCGTTCATCCGCCCCGGCGGACTCGCGCAGGACCTGCCGCCCGGCGCGGTGGACCACATCCGCGAGTTCGTGAAGAAGATGAGGAAGAACCTCCCGGAGTACGACAAGCTCGCCACCGGGAACCCCATCTTCAAGGCCCGTATGCAGGACATCGGCTATCTCGACCTGGCCGGCTGCATGGCCCTCGGCATCACCGGCCCGATCCTGCGCTCCACCGGTCTGCCGTTCGACCTGCGCAAGGCACAGCCGTACTCCGGTTACGAGACCTACGACTTCGACGTCGCGACCGCCGACACCTGCGACTCCTACGGCCGCTTCCTGATCCGCCTCGAGGAGATGCGCCAGTCCCTCAGGATCATCGAGCAGTGCCTGGACCGGCTCCAGCCCGGCCCGGTCATGGTCGCCGACAAGAAGATCGCCTGGCCCGCCCAGCTCGCCCTGGGCCCCGACGGGCTCGGCAACTCCCTCGACCACATCAAGAAGATCATGGGCACCTCCATGGAGGCCCTGATCCACCACTTCAAGCTGGTCACCGAGGGCTTCCGGGTCCCGCCGGGGCAGGCGTACGTGGCCGTCGAGTCGCCCAAGGGCGAACTCGGGGTGCACGCCGTGTCCGACGGCGGCACCCGCCCCTACCGGGTCCACTTCCGCGAGCCGTCCTTCACCAACCTTCAGTCCATGGCGGCGATGTGTGAGGGCGGCCAGGTCGCCGACGTCATCGTCGCCGTCGCGTCCATCGACCCCGTGATGGGAGGCGTCGACCGGTGACCACCTCTTCTTCCGAGCAGGGCGTCAGCCTGGGCATGCCCGAACTGCCCGCGCCCGCCTACCCGGACGACGTTCGAGCCCGGCTGGAGGCGGACGCGCGCGAGGTCATCGCCCGCTACCCCGACTCCCGGTCCGCGCTCCTGCCGCTGCTGCATCTCGTGCAGTCGGAGGAGGGCCATGTCACGCGCACCGGGATGCGGTTCTGCGCGGACGTGCTGGGCCTGACCACCGCCGAGGTCACCGCGGTCGCCACCTTCTACACCATGTACCGGCGCAGGCCGAGCGGTGACTACCAGGTGGGCGTCTGCACCAACACCCTGTGCGCGGTGATGGGCGGTGACGCGATCTTCGAGGAGCTCCAGGAGCACCTCGGCGTCGGCAACGGCGAGACCACCGAGGACGGCAAGGTCACGCTGGAGCACATCGAGTGCAACGCGGCCTGCGACTTCGCGCCCGTCGTGATGGTCAACTGGGAGTTCTTCGACAACCAGACCCCCTCCAGCGCCAAACGCCTCGTCGACGACCTGCGCGCGGGCCGGACCGTCGAGCCCACGCGCGGGGCGCCGCTGTGCACCTTCAAGGAGACCGCGCGGATCCTCGCCGGCTTCCCCGACGAGCGGCCAGGAGCCGTCGAGGCGAGCGGCGGCGCGGGACCCGCGTCACTGGTGGGCCTCCGCCTGGCCAGAGGAGAGGCCGCACCCGCGCGCGTGGTCCACCCGCGTGACGGCGGCCCGCACGACGAACCGCACGACAGGGCCGTACACGACCCGTCACCGACACAGCACCTGAGCTCGCACGACGCGCCTCAGGACACGTCGGCCTCCGACCCGGCCCACCCGGCAGGGCCTACCGCCGAGGAGGGGGAGTGATGACCTTGGCACCCGAACTGAAAGACACCAGCCCCGAGAAGCTGCTCGCACCCGTGCTGTCGGCCTTCTGGGACGAGGACAAGTCCTGGTCTCTGGACGTCTACCGAAGGCACGAAGGATACGAGGGGCTCCGCAAGGCGCTCGCCATGTCACCGGACGACCTGATCGCGTACGTCAAGGACTCCGGTCTGCGCGGCCGCGGCGGCGCCGGATTCCCCACCGGAATGAAATGGCAGTTCATTCCCCAGGGTGATGGAAAGCCGCACTATCTGGTTGTCAACGCCGACGAATCGGAGCCGGGAACCTGCAAGGACATCCCGCTCCTGTTCGCGAACCCGCACAGCCTCATCGAGGGCATCGTCATCGCGTGTTATGCCATCAGGTCGTCGCATGCCTTCATCTATCTGCGGGGTGAAGTCGTCCCCGTCCTGCGGCGGTTGCACGAGGCCGTGCGCGAGGCCTACGAGGCGGGCTTCCTCGGCGAGAACATCCTGGGCAGCGGGCTCGACCTGGAACTCACCGTGCACGCGGGCGCGGGCGCGTACATCTGCGGTGAAGAGACCGCACTGCTCGACTCGCTCGAAGGCCGCCGGGGTCAACCGCGGCTCCGTCCCCCTTTCCCCGCCGTCGCGGGCCTCTACGCATGCCCGACTGTGGTGAACAACGTCGAGTCGATCGCGTCGGTTCCCGCGATTCTGCAAAAGGGCAAGGACTGGTTCAGGTCGATGGGCAGCGAGAAGTCCCCGGGCTTCACGCTCTACTCGCTCAGCGGCCATGTCACCAGCCCCGGCCAGTACGAGGCCCCGCTCGGCATCACCCTGCGCCAGCTCCTGGAGATGAGCGGCGGAATGCGGGCCGGACACCGGCTGAAGTTCTGGACGCCGGGCGGCTCCTCCACGCCCATGTTCACCGACGAGCACCTCGACGTCCCCCTCGACTACGAGGGAGTCGGTGCCGCCGGTTCCATGCTCGGCACCAAAGCCCTCCAGTGCTTCGACGAGACGACCTGCGTCGTCCGCGCCGTCACCCGCTGGACCGAGTTCTACGCCCACGAGTCCTGCGGCAAGTGCACACCCTGCCGCGAAGGCACCTACTGGCTCGTGCAGTTGCTGCGCGACATCGAGGCCGGCAAGGGCGTCATGTCCGACCTCGACAAGCTCAACGACATCGCCGACAACATCAACGGCAAGTCGTTCTGCGCCCTCGGCGACGGTGCCGCCTCGCCGATCTTCTCCTCGCTCAAGTACTTCCGCGAGGAGTACGAGCAGCACATCACGGGCCGCGGCTGCCCCTTCGACCCGGCCAAGTCGACGGTCTGGGCCGACTCCCGCACGGAGGTGAACGCATGACGGTGACCACGAGCGCTCCCTCCGGTGGGGGAGAGGCGGCGGTCCCGCCGGAAGATCTCGTCTCGCTGACCATCGACGGCGTGGAGATCAGCGTGCCCAAGGGCACCCTGGTCATCCGCGCCGCCGAACAACTCGGCATCGAGATCCCCCGCTTCTGCGACCACCCCCTCCTCGACCCGGCCGGCGCCTGCCGCCAGTGCATCGTCGACGTCGAGGGCCAGCGCAAGCCGATGGCGTCCTGCACCATCACCTGCACCGACGGAATGGTGGTGAAGACCCACCTCACCTCGCCGGCCGCGGAGAAGGCCCAGCACGGTGTGATGGAACTCCTCCTCATCAACCACCCGCTGGACTGCCCGGTCTGCGACAAGGGCGGCGAGTGCCCCCTGCAGAACCAGGCCATGTCGCACGGCCAGTCCGAGTCCCGCTTCGAGGGCAAGAAGCGGACCTACGAGAAGCCCGTACCGATCTCCACACAGGTGCTCCTCGACCGCGAGCGGTGCGTGCTGTGCGCCCGCTGCACCCGCTTCTCCAACCAGATCGCGGGCGACCCGATGATCGAACTGGTCGAGCGGGGCGCACTGCAACAGGTCGGCACCGGCGAGGGCGACCCCTTCGAGTCGTACTTCTCCGGCAACACCATCCAGATCTGCCCCGTCGGCGCGCTCACCTCGGCGGCGTACCGCTTCCGCTCGCGCCCCTTCGACCTGGTCTCCACCCCGAGCGTCTGCGAGCACTGCTCCGGCGGCTGCGCCACGCGCACCGACCACCGGCGCGGCAAGGTCATGCGCAAGCTCGCGGCCAACGACCCCGAGGTCAACGAGGAGTGGATCTGCGACAAGGGGCGGTTCGGATTCCGCTACGCGCAGCAGCGCGACCGCCTGGAGACGCCCCTGGTGCGCAACGCCGAAGGCGTCCTCGAGCCCGCCTCCTGGCCCGAGGCCCTGGAGGCGGCCGCCCAGGGGCTCGCCGCGGCCCGCTCCCGGACCGGAGTCCTCACCGGCGGCCGGCTCACCATCGAGGACGCCTACGCGTACAGCAAGTTCGCGCGCGTGGCGCTCGACACCAACGACATCGACTTCCGCGCACGCGTGCACAGCGGTGAGGAGACCGACTTCCTCGCCGCGCGGATCGCCGGACGCGGCCGCGACCTCGACGGTACGGGCGTCACCTACACCGCACTGGAGAAGGCGCCCGCCGTCCTGCTGGTCGGGTTCGAGGCCGAGGAG
Above is a window of Streptomyces sp. NBC_00490 DNA encoding:
- a CDS encoding NADH-quinone oxidoreductase subunit C, coding for MSDANGAGDGANPEKDLSGQNLPGQRGQGGEEIRVQRGMFGADSGGDTSGYGGLVRSVRLPGPAARPYGGWFDEVADELEGALEEQGLLPDNAIEKTVVDRDELTFHIEREHLLRVARTLRDDPALRFELCTGVSGVHYPHDKGRELHAVYHLRSLTHNRLIRLEVSAPDADPKIPSLVSVYPTNDWHERETYDFFGIVFDGHPALTRIMMPDDWQGHPQRKDYPLGGIPVEYKGAQIPAPDQRRSYS
- a CDS encoding NADH-quinone oxidoreductase subunit D, which produces MSTQSASARETTEGTVYTVTGGDWDEVVQSAARADDERIVVNMGPQHPSTHGVLRLILEIDGETVTEARCGIGYLHTGIEKNLEYRTWTQGTTFVTRMDYLTSFFNEAAYCLAVEKLLGIEDQITERAKIIRVLLMELNRLSSHLVCIATGGMELGATTIMIYGFRDREMILDIYELITGLRMNHAFIRPGGLAQDLPPGAVDHIREFVKKMRKNLPEYDKLATGNPIFKARMQDIGYLDLAGCMALGITGPILRSTGLPFDLRKAQPYSGYETYDFDVATADTCDSYGRFLIRLEEMRQSLRIIEQCLDRLQPGPVMVADKKIAWPAQLALGPDGLGNSLDHIKKIMGTSMEALIHHFKLVTEGFRVPPGQAYVAVESPKGELGVHAVSDGGTRPYRVHFREPSFTNLQSMAAMCEGGQVADVIVAVASIDPVMGGVDR
- the nuoE gene encoding NADH-quinone oxidoreductase subunit NuoE, with translation MTTSSSEQGVSLGMPELPAPAYPDDVRARLEADAREVIARYPDSRSALLPLLHLVQSEEGHVTRTGMRFCADVLGLTTAEVTAVATFYTMYRRRPSGDYQVGVCTNTLCAVMGGDAIFEELQEHLGVGNGETTEDGKVTLEHIECNAACDFAPVVMVNWEFFDNQTPSSAKRLVDDLRAGRTVEPTRGAPLCTFKETARILAGFPDERPGAVEASGGAGPASLVGLRLARGEAAPARVVHPRDGGPHDEPHDRAVHDPSPTQHLSSHDAPQDTSASDPAHPAGPTAEEGE
- the nuoF gene encoding NADH-quinone oxidoreductase subunit NuoF is translated as MTLAPELKDTSPEKLLAPVLSAFWDEDKSWSLDVYRRHEGYEGLRKALAMSPDDLIAYVKDSGLRGRGGAGFPTGMKWQFIPQGDGKPHYLVVNADESEPGTCKDIPLLFANPHSLIEGIVIACYAIRSSHAFIYLRGEVVPVLRRLHEAVREAYEAGFLGENILGSGLDLELTVHAGAGAYICGEETALLDSLEGRRGQPRLRPPFPAVAGLYACPTVVNNVESIASVPAILQKGKDWFRSMGSEKSPGFTLYSLSGHVTSPGQYEAPLGITLRQLLEMSGGMRAGHRLKFWTPGGSSTPMFTDEHLDVPLDYEGVGAAGSMLGTKALQCFDETTCVVRAVTRWTEFYAHESCGKCTPCREGTYWLVQLLRDIEAGKGVMSDLDKLNDIADNINGKSFCALGDGAASPIFSSLKYFREEYEQHITGRGCPFDPAKSTVWADSRTEVNA